In Colletotrichum higginsianum IMI 349063 chromosome 3, whole genome shotgun sequence, a genomic segment contains:
- a CDS encoding Duf1688 domain-containing protein: protein MGLFSRKEKAPKASKKPSINTSNVSINSGTSSIKSPPLRSNIMNRTSGTSTAPGTPLTPFSPVAVPKVDLPRPPDPQLDPAGYLRSLGAVRERSKIVTEKALRNELKHFDVDMRKFPDVVTFVSRIIKRDYDAPFNTIPGHGRHQHFCVGGRDRIAQLLSTFPEDVDNSEKCRRMIDLFLVSVLLDAGAGTKWSYKSTENGRIYRRSEGIAVASLEMFKTGLFSSDTKNKFQVDKEGLRNLTVEKMAAGLQSKAGNEMAGIEGRTQLLQRLANALTEKKEYFGEDGRPGNMIDYLLSHPSTQASSMPIVVLPTLWNVLMNGLMPIWPPSRTSINGVSLGDAWPCQSMPQPPQSPTTSQFSPFPPSAQNSTAAWESILPFHKLTQWLCYSLMQPMQSLLRVHFAGVELLTGLPEYRNGGLFIDLGVLTLRPEETERGLQHYDDYCKKAGVKPAEVAPMFEPSDDVIVEWRGVTVGFLDRLCVEVNKHLKSDLNGNELTLAQLLEAGSWKGGREMAEFSRPNTKEPPILIDSDGTVF, encoded by the exons ATGGGCCTGTTCTCCCGCAAGGAAAAGGCCCCAAAAGCCTCCAAGAAGCCTTCCATCAACACGTCCAACGTGAGCATCAACTCAGGCACATCCAGCATCAAGTCACCACCATTGCGCAGCAACATCATGAACAGAACCTCGGGAACCAGCACCGCCCCCGGCACCCCTCTGACGCCCTTTTCGCCTGTTGCCGTTCCCAAGGTCGACCTGCCGCGTCCTCCTGACCCGCAGCTCGACCCGGCGGGGTACCTACGGAGTTTGGGAGCCGTCAGAGAAAGAAGCAAGATCGTGACGGAAAAGGCTCTGCGGAATGAGTTGAAGCACTTTGATGTCGACATGCGAAAATTCCCCGACGTGGTGACATTTGTTTCCCGTATCATCAAG AGAGATTACGATGCACCGTTCAACACGATCCCCGGCCACGGGAGACACCAGCATTtctgcgtcggcggccgcgatCGCATCGCTCAGCTTCTCTCTACCTTCcccgaggatgtcgacaACAGCGAGAAGTGTCGCCGCATGATCGACCTTTTCCTCGTCAGTGTGCTGCTGGATGCTGGCGCCGGCACGAAATGGAGCTACAAGAGCACGGAAAATGGTCGTATATACCGCCGGTCAGAAGGTATTGCAGTGGCGAGCTTGGAAATGTTCAAGACG GGTCTCTTTTCCAGCGACACCAAGAACAAGTTCCAGGTGGACAAGGAGGGATTGCGCAACCTGACGGTCGAGAAGATGGCTGCTGGTCTTCAGTCCAAGGCCGGAAACGAGATGGCTGGCATCGAAGGCAGGACACAGCTTCTGCAGCGCTTGGCAAACGCCttgacggagaagaaggagtactttggcgaggacggccggCCGGGCAACATGATTG ACTACCTGCTATCGCACCCGTCGACGCAAGCGTCCTCGATGCCGATTGTTGTTCTCCCGACGCTGTGGAACGTCCTCATGAACGGCCTAATGCCCatctggccgccgtcgcggacCTCGATCAACGGCGTGTCTTTGGGCGACGCCTGGCCCTGCCAGTCCATGCCGCAGCCCCCGCAGagcccgacgacgtcgcaATTTTCGCCATTCCCGCCTTCCGCACAGAACTCGACAGCCGCCTGGGAATCCATCCTGCCGTTCCACAAGCTCACGCAGTGGCTCTGCTACAGCCTGATGCAGCCCATGCAGTCGCTCTTGCGGGTCCACTttgccggcgtcgagctaCTGACGGGCTTGCCCGAGTACCGCAACGGTGGGCTTTTCATCGACCTGGGCGTTCTCACGCTGCGGCCCGAGGAAACCGAAAGGGGTCTCCAGCACTACGATGATTACTGCAAAAAGGCAGGTGTCAAGCCAGCCGAGGTGGCGCCCATGTTCGAGCCCAGTGACGACGTGATTGTTGAGTGGCGCGGCGTGACGGTCGGCTTTTTGGACAGACTCTGCGTCGAGGTCAACAAGCATTTGAAGAGTGATTTGAACGGGAA